A window from Ictalurus furcatus strain D&B chromosome 16, Billie_1.0, whole genome shotgun sequence encodes these proteins:
- the LOC128620318 gene encoding la-related protein 6-like, translating to MDSICNKKYFSVSNENDEDIDLDTWIPPDADLIQKMVSQIEYYLSDENLAKDAFLLKHVRRNKMGYVNIKLLTSFKKMKQFTKDWRVTAYALRHSLTLEVNKEGNKVRRIEPVPESVLFQAPSRLLLVWNITESNLTEDMAHDASTPHKSTMETAIAILEPFGTITMARVNRPGRELPPELQKYSYRYPELFTKESVLVEYEDLEGAGRAYHQLLQSEGNMRVLLVGKASKKKAVDVGLEDRSNGKGISILNQRMLQLQTCGEDSSACSSSESEFASSSPLSIPCFFSGKVCGSPLSSPRSSPKCVHAPMPGPRISPLLASELWGSPDTSPDLREKRKLCANQNKNSQTNEKRALNGDTAPPGVLRLPYGPDGSRGFHAILVRRRLHYSFKV from the exons TAAAAA ATATTTCTCTGTGtcaaatgaaaatgatgaaGATATAGACCTTGACACATGGATACCTCCGGATGCTGATCTGATCCAAAAGATGGTCTCTCAGATTGAATATTACCTCTCTGATGAGAATTTGGCTAAGGATGCTTTCCTTTTAAAGCATGTCAGAAGAAATAAGATGGGTTATGTCAATATCAAGCTGCTGACCTCTTTTAAAAAG ATGAAGCAGTTCACAAAAGACTGGCGGGTCACAGCCTACGCCCTCCGGCATTCATTAACGCTAGAGGTAAACAAAGAGGGAAATAAAGTGCGTAGAATAGAGCCGGTACCAGAGTCCGTCCTCTTTCAGGCACCCAGCAGACTCCTGCTGGTCTGGAACATCACAGAATCAAATCTGACAGAGGACATGGCACATGACGCATCAACACCTCACAAGAGCACCATGGAAACTGCTATTGCAATTCTGGAGCCATTTGGCACCATCACCATGGCTCGGGTCAACCGGCCTGGCAGAGAGCTTCCACCAGAGCTTCAGAAATACAGCTACAGATACCCAGAGTTGTTCACTAAGGAGAGCGTACTAGTAGAATATGAAGATCTGGAAGGAGCTGGACGTGCTTACCACCAACTCTTACAGTCTGAAGGTAATATGAGAGTACTCCTGGTGGGGAAAGCTTCCAAGAAGAAAGCTGTGGATGTGGGTTTGGAGGACAGAAGTAACGGGAAGGGGATCTCCATCCTGAACCAGCGCATGCTACAGCTTCAGACTTGTGGTGAAGACTCGTCAGCATGCAGCTCTTCAGAATCAGAGTTCGCCTCCTCATCACCTCTGAGCATCCCTTGCTTTTTCTCTGGCAAGGTATGTGGCAGCCCCTTAAGTAGCCCACGTTCCAGCCCCAAATGTGTCCATGCCCCCATGCCAGGCCCTCGCATTTCACCCCTCTTAGCCTCAGAGCTCTGGGGCAGTCCAGACACAAGTCCAGATTTGCGAGAGAAACGCAAATTGTGCgccaaccaaaacaaaaacagtcagACGAATGAAAAAAGGGCTCTAAATGGAGACACAGCGCCTCCTGGAGTCCTGCGTCTGCCTTATGGTCCTGATGGGAGTAGAGGTTTTCATGCCATCCTAGTTAGAAGAAGACTTCATTATTCATTCAAAGTATAA